Proteins from a genomic interval of Bombus affinis isolate iyBomAffi1 chromosome 18, iyBomAffi1.2, whole genome shotgun sequence:
- the LOC126926495 gene encoding uncharacterized protein LOC126926495 — MKYLGLIIDSEWTFVPHFEHLVPRVTAAANALCGLQPNIGGAGLGVRRLYEGVVRSRVLYGAPVWAEDLSASRRSLILVLEEDTVRPHRAVRAVLPNWVEWRDRGGVPLTFRTTQVLTGHGVFGEYLLKIRRNVTSTCHHCEKEEDTAQHTLEICPAWDVPRRVLRLEIGERLTPEAIIAAMLRLCDRNTSPSAPTASR, encoded by the exons ATGAAGTACCTGGGCCTGATCATCGACAGCGAATGGACGTTTGTGCCACATTTCGAGCACCTGGTCCCAAGGGTGACAGCCGCAGCCAACGCCTTATGCGGCCTACAGCCGAACATTGGCGGAGCAGGACTGGGAGTTCGCCGACTCTACGAGGGAGTGGTCCGGTCGCGAGTCCTCTACGGAGCCCCCGTCTGGGCCGAAGATCTGTCGGCGAGTCGTCGCAGCTTGATCTTG GTGCTGGAAGAGGACACCGTGCGACCGCATCGGGCCGTTCGCGCCGTCCTTCCCAACTGGGTGGAGTGGAGGGATCGAGGCGGGGTCCCGCTGACATTTAGAACGACGCAGGTGCTCACTGGTCACGGAGTGTTTGGCGAGTACCTGCTCAAGATCCGGCGAAACGTGACGTCCACCTGTCACCACTGCGAGAAGGAGGAAGACACGGCGCAGCACACGTTGGAGATTTGTCCGGCGTGGGACGTACCGCGGCGCGTCCTACGACTCGAAATTGGCGAGAGATTGACCCCCGAAGCGATCATCGCGGCTATGCTCAGGCTATGCGACAGGAATACATCGCCGTCCGCACCTACTGCGAGCAGGTGA